From a single Sulfolobus sp. E5-1-F genomic region:
- a CDS encoding CoA-acylating methylmalonate-semialdehyde dehydrogenase yields MFERDILTTHRFKLPMGRVLEEVKKYYGRLKLYINGELIDSKTNTVGNAYNPAKDDVIAEVPFSTKDEVKEAVQSAQDAFQKWREVPITTRIQYLFALKSKLEDYSETISKIIVQNHGKTIQEARGDMRRTIENVEAAIAVAYTLYKGEHLDQVSQEVDETVIREPLGVFGIITPFNFPTMVPFWFLPFAIVLGNTVVVKPSEITPVPMDFITRIFDEIKLPRGVVNVVHGAKDVVDEFLTNKLIQGVTFVGSTRVGKYIYENAGKNGKKAIVQAGAKNFVVVMPDADLNKAIPSIVSAFFGNAGQRCLAAANLVAVGNIYDEVKRKFIEASKQLKIGYGLDESVDMGPVVTKDAKKRIIGYIEKGIEEGAKLLLDGRDVKVPEYPNGYFLGPTIFDEVTPEMTIAKEEIFGPVASIIHVRSLDEAIDIINRSNYGNASSIFTTSGYYARKFRREVNAGNIGINIGVAAPMAFFPFGGRKESFFGVLHGQIDSVDFFTDKKVVITRW; encoded by the coding sequence ATGTTTGAAAGAGATATATTAACGACTCATCGCTTTAAATTACCTATGGGTAGGGTATTAGAAGAGGTCAAGAAGTATTATGGGAGACTGAAGCTATACATAAACGGTGAGCTTATAGATTCTAAAACTAATACAGTAGGTAATGCATATAATCCAGCTAAAGATGATGTTATCGCTGAAGTCCCATTCTCAACTAAGGATGAAGTTAAAGAGGCTGTACAATCAGCACAAGATGCATTTCAGAAGTGGAGAGAAGTTCCGATAACGACTAGAATACAATACCTCTTCGCACTTAAGAGTAAGTTAGAGGATTATTCAGAAACAATATCTAAGATAATTGTTCAAAACCACGGAAAGACTATCCAAGAGGCTAGAGGAGATATGAGGAGAACTATAGAAAACGTTGAGGCTGCAATTGCTGTTGCTTACACTTTATATAAGGGTGAACATCTAGACCAAGTATCTCAGGAGGTTGATGAGACCGTTATTAGAGAGCCTTTAGGAGTTTTTGGAATTATAACTCCATTTAATTTCCCAACAATGGTTCCTTTTTGGTTCTTACCATTTGCAATAGTTTTAGGCAATACGGTAGTCGTTAAGCCTTCTGAGATAACTCCAGTACCAATGGATTTTATTACTAGAATTTTTGATGAAATCAAATTGCCTAGAGGCGTTGTAAACGTTGTTCACGGTGCTAAGGATGTAGTTGACGAGTTTCTTACCAATAAATTAATTCAAGGTGTAACTTTTGTAGGTTCGACTAGAGTGGGAAAGTACATTTATGAGAATGCTGGGAAGAACGGTAAGAAGGCCATTGTTCAAGCTGGAGCTAAGAACTTTGTTGTAGTAATGCCAGATGCTGATTTAAATAAGGCAATACCCTCTATTGTCTCAGCGTTCTTCGGTAACGCTGGGCAAAGATGTTTAGCTGCTGCTAATTTAGTAGCAGTAGGTAATATTTACGATGAGGTTAAGAGAAAGTTCATAGAGGCTTCAAAACAATTAAAGATAGGTTACGGTCTAGATGAAAGTGTAGATATGGGTCCAGTAGTTACAAAAGATGCTAAAAAGAGGATAATAGGATACATAGAGAAAGGTATAGAAGAAGGCGCTAAACTGTTGTTGGATGGAAGAGATGTTAAAGTACCTGAATACCCCAATGGGTATTTTCTGGGTCCAACAATATTTGACGAGGTGACACCTGAGATGACGATAGCAAAGGAGGAGATATTTGGACCAGTAGCATCAATAATTCACGTAAGAAGTTTAGATGAGGCAATAGATATTATAAACCGGAGCAATTACGGTAATGCATCATCAATATTTACTACAAGTGGTTATTATGCTAGAAAGTTTAGGCGTGAAGTCAATGCCGGAAACATAGGTATTAATATAGGAGTTGCTGCTCCAATGGCGTTCTTCCCATTTGGAGGTAGGAAAGAATCCTTCTTTGGAGTGTTGCATGGGCAAATAGATAGCGTAGACTTCTTCACAGATAAGAAGGTAGTAATAACCAGATGGTAA
- a CDS encoding isocitrate lyase/PEP mutase family protein: MNRLIRQKINGPRRLRELMNSKDLILAPGAYDALSARLIELTGFDVVYMTGFGTAASMLGYPDVGLITMHEMVDNAKRIVDAVNIPVIADADTGYGNPINVIRTVQEYERVGVAGIHIEDQVFPKKCGHITGKQVIPLEEMVEKVSAAKDAKLSKDFVLIARTDAIAVEGLDSALERAKEYYRAGADVIFVEAPESREQIEIISKELKGIPLLFNWAEGGRTPPVTLEVLRKLGYKIVIFPISTLLAATKAIKEVLEEINKDGTPINVMNRLYPFKDFLDFIGLPEVQELERKYITKSRT, encoded by the coding sequence GTGAATAGACTGATCAGACAGAAAATAAATGGGCCTAGGAGATTAAGGGAACTCATGAATTCAAAGGACCTCATATTAGCTCCTGGAGCTTACGACGCATTAAGTGCGAGATTAATAGAACTGACTGGGTTTGATGTAGTATATATGACCGGATTTGGAACTGCAGCGAGTATGCTAGGATACCCAGATGTAGGATTGATTACCATGCATGAAATGGTAGATAATGCGAAAAGAATCGTTGATGCCGTTAATATTCCAGTTATTGCTGACGCTGATACCGGTTATGGAAATCCGATTAATGTAATTAGGACGGTCCAAGAATATGAAAGAGTGGGAGTAGCAGGTATACACATTGAGGATCAGGTATTCCCTAAGAAGTGTGGGCATATTACTGGGAAACAAGTAATTCCCCTAGAAGAGATGGTAGAGAAAGTAAGTGCAGCTAAGGATGCTAAACTATCTAAAGATTTCGTATTAATAGCGAGGACAGATGCCATAGCGGTGGAAGGATTAGATTCCGCATTAGAAAGGGCAAAGGAGTATTATAGAGCTGGTGCTGATGTGATTTTTGTAGAAGCTCCGGAAAGTAGAGAGCAGATAGAAATTATATCTAAAGAATTAAAGGGTATTCCATTATTATTCAATTGGGCCGAAGGAGGTAGAACTCCGCCAGTTACTCTAGAGGTCTTGAGGAAACTGGGTTACAAAATAGTCATCTTCCCCATCTCTACGTTACTAGCAGCTACTAAAGCTATTAAGGAAGTTTTAGAGGAAATAAATAAGGATGGGACTCCAATTAACGTAATGAACAGACTATATCCATTCAAGGATTTCTTGGATTTCATTGGTTTACCAGAAGTTCAAGAGCTTGAAAGGAAATACATAACAAAGTCAAGGACTTAG